A single region of the Panulirus ornatus isolate Po-2019 chromosome 17, ASM3632096v1, whole genome shotgun sequence genome encodes:
- the LOC139754545 gene encoding uncharacterized protein isoform X2, producing MWPSNIARPLKRAPIKRSAEDGEDLSRRGMDDLRGRHAMFRMPHWMSEDDDMSDLAARMSHAPHFATMGRRGGPWRERRSSGGSAMSATSDDSCDAPPTDKSSQCSAGSADAPSHEIPIRLEAPAPPPHTEQQQQRQQQQQQQQQQQQQQQQPENEPIAPLGPRAAGLRKTQYPVRTTSAVDASDHSSDVERATRCASAPPEMADQPLSQDPHNTPATQQRFISKINITPQAPQSPASPQTKAPPVSPLPAKFNTVPKPFVPAGKQQQDAEQQPQFVDQQQQQMPNQQWQQQPQQQQHYQQQPQQSMPEQQWHYQQQQMPPDHQWQYQQPQHHHYQQQPQQHTQEPQQFQQHTYQQQQPPPPPPQQQQQQSPRQGSQRPSVVRNIPIFVEGRDGPIVNEEGSNHQKPSHQWGQPRQQQQQQQHHHHQQPQQQQPQPHPQHQQQHPQKSQFKSQAHAQAQQAPPQTQPIPQPVPMPMPMPMPMPMPEPHQQQQQQQQQQQTPQEPTEPPQPQAPAVDPRLAQIESVRQMVQEYRGKVDEFKGNKKDREFLYLDEMLTRALLKLDNIDPDGRDDVRQARRAVIKDINSAISTLEAKASEPKETGGKTEEATSEAMETEVTQEQPAAADASSHQQQSTAEPSANQEPKKPTDQTQVTDQQQETAAAAAAAASSQPAPAGNVEAVANNTATPAAEGSPDKTTTKGTVAEKMETEPQEGASSTTPATSSQAEAGAPPQPTTTATA from the coding sequence gCTGAAGACGGCGAAGATCTCTCCCGCCGAGGCATGGATGACCTGCGCGGACGCCACGCCATGTTCCGCATGCCACACTGGATGTCAGAGGACGACGACATGAGCGACCTGGCCGCCCGCATGTCGCATGCCCCCCACTTCGCCACCATGGGCCGCCGCGGAGGCCCCTGGCGGGAGAGGCGCAGCTCGGGCGGGTCCGCCATGAGCGCCACCTCTGATGACTCCTGCGACGCGCCGCCCACAGACAAGTCGTCCCAGTGTTCGGCGGGCTCAGCCGACGCCCCGTCGCATGAGATCCCCATCAGGCTGGAGGCGCccgcacccccaccccacacagagcaacagcagcagaggcaacaacaacagcaacaacaacaacaacaacaacaacaacaacaacagccagaAAATGAACCCATTGCGCCCCTAGGGCCCAGGGCAGCTGGCCTGAGAAAGACCCAGTACCCAGTGCGCACCACCTCCGCCGTGGACGCCAGCGACCACTCCAGCGACGTGGAGCGCGCCACACGCTGCGCCTCAGCGCCGCCGGAGATGGCTGACCAGCCCCTGTCACAGgacccacacaacactccagcCACCCAGCAGAGGTTCATATCCAAGATCAACATAACGCCCCAGGCGCCCCAGAGCCCTGCATCCCCCCAGACGAAGGCCCCGCCCGTCTCACCCCTGCCAGCCAAGTTCAACACGGTGCCCAAGCCCTTCGTTCCCGCGGGTAAACAGCAGCAGGACGCCGAGCAACAACCGCAGTTCGTcgaccaacaacagcagcagatgccgaaccagcagtggcagcagcagccacagcagcaacagcactaccagcagcagccacagcagtcTATGCCGGAGCAGCAGTGGCAttaccaacagcagcagatgcCCCCAGATCACCAGTGGCAGTACCAGCAGCCtcagcatcatcactaccagcagcagccacagcaacacACGCAGGAGCCACAGCAGTTCCAGCAGCACACGTACCAGCAGCAACAGCCGCCgcccccaccaccccagcagcagcagcagcagtccccCAGGCAGGGGAGCCAGAGGCCCAGCGTCGTCCGTAACATTCCCATCTTCGTGGAGGGTCGGGACGGGCCCATAGTGAACGAGGAGGGCAGTAACCATCAGAAACCATCCCACCAGTGGGGCCAGCCgaggcaacagcaacaacaacaacaacatcatcatcatcaacaaccacaacaacaacagccacaaccacacccccagcaccaacaacagcatCCACAAAAGTCCCAGTTCAAATCACAGGCACATGCCCAAGCGCAGCAGGCTCCCCCACAGACGCAGCCCATCCCCCAGCCTGTGCCTATGCCAATGCCCATGCCCATGCCTATGCCCATGCCCGAGCCacaccagcaacagcaacaacagcagcagcaacaacagacccCTCAGGAACCGACGGAGCCACCACAGCCCCAGGCTCCAGCTGTCGACCCCCGCTTGGCGCAGATCGAGTCCGTCCGACAGATGGTCCAAGAGTACCGAGGCAAAGTGGACGAATTCAAGGGCAATAAGAAGGACCGCGAGTTTCTCTACTTGGACGAGATGCTGACGCGGGCCCTCCTGAAGCTGGACAACATCGACCCAGACGGGCGGGACGACGTGCGACAAGCGCGCAGGGCGGTCATCAAGGACATCAACTCAGCCATCTCGACACTCGAGGCCAAAGCCAGCGAACCAAAGGAAACGGGAGGAAAGACCGAGGAAGCCACATCGGAGGCGATGGAAACAGAGGTCACTCAGGAACAGCCAGCGGCGGCTGACGCCTCCTCCCACCAGCAACAGTCGACGGCGGAACCATCCGCCAACCAGGAGCCCAAGAAACCCACCGACCAGACGCAGGTTACAGATCAacagcaggagacagcggcagcggcggcggcggcagcgtcGTCACAGCCGGCACCAGCAGGCAACGTCGAAGCCGTTGCTAATAATACGGCCACGCCTGCAGCCGAGGGAAGCCCCGACAAGACGACGACGAAGGGAACCGTCGCTGAGAAAATGGAGACCGAACCCCAGGAaggagcctcctccaccacccccgccACCAGTAGCCAGGCGGAGGCTGGGGCTCCACCCCAACCAACCACAACCGCCACCGCATAG
- the LOC139754545 gene encoding uncharacterized protein isoform X3 — translation MDDLRGRHAMFRMPHWMSEDDDMSDLAARMSHAPHFATMGRRGGPWRERRSSGGSAMSATSDDSCDAPPTDKSSQCSAGSADAPSHEIPIRLEAPAPPPHTEQQQQRQQQQQQQQQQQQQQQQPENEPIAPLGPRAAGLRKTQYPVRTTSAVDASDHSSDVERATRCASAPPEMADQPLSQDPHNTPATQQRFISKINITPQAPQSPASPQTKAPPVSPLPAKFNTVPKPFVPAGKQQQDAEQQPQFVDQQQQQMPNQQWQQQPQQQQHYQQQPQQSMPEQQWHYQQQQMPPDHQWQYQQPQHHHYQQQPQQHTQEPQQFQQHTYQQQQPPPPPPQQQQQQSPRQGSQRPSVVRNIPIFVEGRDGPIVNEEGSNHQKPSHQWGQPRQQQQQQQHHHHQQPQQQQPQPHPQHQQQHPQKSQFKSQAHAQAQQAPPQTQPIPQPVPMPMPMPMPMPMPEPHQQQQQQQQQQQTPQEPTEPPQPQAPAVDPRLAQIESVRQMVQEYRGKVDEFKGNKKDREFLYLDEMLTRALLKLDNIDPDGRDDVRQARRAVIKDINSAISTLEAKASEPKETGGKTEEATSEAMETEVTQEQPAAADASSHQQQSTAEPSANQEPKKPTDQTQVTDQQQETAAAAAAAASSQPAPAGNVEAVANNTATPAAEGSPDKTTTKGTVAEKMETEPQEGASSTTPATSSQAEAGAPPQPTTTATA, via the coding sequence ATGGATGACCTGCGCGGACGCCACGCCATGTTCCGCATGCCACACTGGATGTCAGAGGACGACGACATGAGCGACCTGGCCGCCCGCATGTCGCATGCCCCCCACTTCGCCACCATGGGCCGCCGCGGAGGCCCCTGGCGGGAGAGGCGCAGCTCGGGCGGGTCCGCCATGAGCGCCACCTCTGATGACTCCTGCGACGCGCCGCCCACAGACAAGTCGTCCCAGTGTTCGGCGGGCTCAGCCGACGCCCCGTCGCATGAGATCCCCATCAGGCTGGAGGCGCccgcacccccaccccacacagagcaacagcagcagaggcaacaacaacagcaacaacaacaacaacaacaacaacaacaacaacagccagaAAATGAACCCATTGCGCCCCTAGGGCCCAGGGCAGCTGGCCTGAGAAAGACCCAGTACCCAGTGCGCACCACCTCCGCCGTGGACGCCAGCGACCACTCCAGCGACGTGGAGCGCGCCACACGCTGCGCCTCAGCGCCGCCGGAGATGGCTGACCAGCCCCTGTCACAGgacccacacaacactccagcCACCCAGCAGAGGTTCATATCCAAGATCAACATAACGCCCCAGGCGCCCCAGAGCCCTGCATCCCCCCAGACGAAGGCCCCGCCCGTCTCACCCCTGCCAGCCAAGTTCAACACGGTGCCCAAGCCCTTCGTTCCCGCGGGTAAACAGCAGCAGGACGCCGAGCAACAACCGCAGTTCGTcgaccaacaacagcagcagatgccgaaccagcagtggcagcagcagccacagcagcaacagcactaccagcagcagccacagcagtcTATGCCGGAGCAGCAGTGGCAttaccaacagcagcagatgcCCCCAGATCACCAGTGGCAGTACCAGCAGCCtcagcatcatcactaccagcagcagccacagcaacacACGCAGGAGCCACAGCAGTTCCAGCAGCACACGTACCAGCAGCAACAGCCGCCgcccccaccaccccagcagcagcagcagcagtccccCAGGCAGGGGAGCCAGAGGCCCAGCGTCGTCCGTAACATTCCCATCTTCGTGGAGGGTCGGGACGGGCCCATAGTGAACGAGGAGGGCAGTAACCATCAGAAACCATCCCACCAGTGGGGCCAGCCgaggcaacagcaacaacaacaacaacatcatcatcatcaacaaccacaacaacaacagccacaaccacacccccagcaccaacaacagcatCCACAAAAGTCCCAGTTCAAATCACAGGCACATGCCCAAGCGCAGCAGGCTCCCCCACAGACGCAGCCCATCCCCCAGCCTGTGCCTATGCCAATGCCCATGCCCATGCCTATGCCCATGCCCGAGCCacaccagcaacagcaacaacagcagcagcaacaacagacccCTCAGGAACCGACGGAGCCACCACAGCCCCAGGCTCCAGCTGTCGACCCCCGCTTGGCGCAGATCGAGTCCGTCCGACAGATGGTCCAAGAGTACCGAGGCAAAGTGGACGAATTCAAGGGCAATAAGAAGGACCGCGAGTTTCTCTACTTGGACGAGATGCTGACGCGGGCCCTCCTGAAGCTGGACAACATCGACCCAGACGGGCGGGACGACGTGCGACAAGCGCGCAGGGCGGTCATCAAGGACATCAACTCAGCCATCTCGACACTCGAGGCCAAAGCCAGCGAACCAAAGGAAACGGGAGGAAAGACCGAGGAAGCCACATCGGAGGCGATGGAAACAGAGGTCACTCAGGAACAGCCAGCGGCGGCTGACGCCTCCTCCCACCAGCAACAGTCGACGGCGGAACCATCCGCCAACCAGGAGCCCAAGAAACCCACCGACCAGACGCAGGTTACAGATCAacagcaggagacagcggcagcggcggcggcggcagcgtcGTCACAGCCGGCACCAGCAGGCAACGTCGAAGCCGTTGCTAATAATACGGCCACGCCTGCAGCCGAGGGAAGCCCCGACAAGACGACGACGAAGGGAACCGTCGCTGAGAAAATGGAGACCGAACCCCAGGAaggagcctcctccaccacccccgccACCAGTAGCCAGGCGGAGGCTGGGGCTCCACCCCAACCAACCACAACCGCCACCGCATAG